A stretch of Chanodichthys erythropterus isolate Z2021 chromosome 20, ASM2448905v1, whole genome shotgun sequence DNA encodes these proteins:
- the itih6 gene encoding inter-alpha-trypsin inhibitor heavy chain H6: protein MGVKLDLTIHGVVFILLTVVSFGCGHADAHSDPLQRQRRQTSAAKPALKVTDYHVRCSVVSRYAVTTVESTVWNQLHITKEAAFEVDLSSSAFISNFTITSNGKVYVAQVKRRTDARKIYDTAKKQGKTAGLVATKEREIEKFRVAVNVPPGTRVSFSLSYEELLSRRLGRYELSLGLRPGQPVQNISLDVSISERTGISFIRALPLRTSRLLTNSVQADAEPPPSTKVEQNPHCAHVCYTPTIQQQRNISPRGLNADFVIHYDVELKDPMGDIQVDDGYFVHYFAPRGLPVVPKDVIFVIDISGSMIGTKIKQTKAAMTTILSALREGDYFNLITFSDKVYTWKKGRTVQATRQNVRDAKEFVRKIIAEGWTNINAALLSAAQLLNPSSHSGQAPSSHRVPMIIFLTDGEATIGETEPDVILHNAQNALGSSSLFGLAFGDDADFPMLRRLALENRGVARMVYEDDDAAVQLKGFYDEVASPLLSDIQLSYLDDQAYDITRSLFPNYFQGSELVVTGRLKPGVRDLKVTLTANDSKQKVKVENELPLAKAVVNGTEPSLGCSKALDGIPTFVHRLWAYFTIKELLLAKMNTSDLITQRLLVDKATNLSLKYNFVTPVTSLVVIKPDIDEPEPTVVATTSKTSTSTFAGSTNVTNQTSQTAPKISSTSVTGTKKSSLFSLPKTSKPPVTKSVQAHPPPSGLHTTGRPPNTSVSLDKTIPPPSPKKTTTVPLKTTTTPLSSKLSSSPPSIIKTTQALAKISNKPPSMTKTTSSSPPVKSTTLATLVKTAPSVVKDSSPDIENSSTSGLTTLQQGQQTLTSTASTSDANSDIHVELEVATLAPTFLPMPGMTDAPKFWEASRFLDVSSSIQIQRKDIELVKDYDTAHDSDYDYNIHYESYSDTEVDDPENPPSLSSVRVFSSSVDGDPHFVVQLPKLHQNLCFTIDGRADDVLRLLEDPNKGFIVDGHLIMAPFKEGMENRTRTFFDRISITAAKDAVTITLTLDSVVVKVEEKEVETLPTNQRGSVERHRLRITVEEHHGCWIELGVGVQFFILFHRYSHPKYFQMEHLGFYIADGKGLSHLTQGLLGQFQHTHLEVIRVTDQAGFHHAQTNKNTSLAMGFIKKGDERFPVTLQDKNLKDSSMKRHSAQCWVVPKVDVERLLGQSYESYVVDHQ, encoded by the exons ATGGGTGTTAAACTGGATTTGACTATCCACGGAGTTGTTTTCATCCTACTGACTGTTGTCTCTTTTGGATGTGGGCACGCGGACGCGCACTCAGACCCACTCCAG aGACAGAGACGTCAGACCTCAGCAGCAAAACCAGCA CTCAAGGTGACAGATTACCATGTGCGATGTTCTGTAGTGTCTCGCTACGCTGTAACCACAGTGGAGAGCACCGTGTGGAACCAGCTCCACATCACTAAGGAGGCGGCCTTTGAGGTGGATTTGTCCTCATCTGCATTCATCTCCAACTTTACCAT CACCTCAAATGGTAAGGTGTATGTGGCTCAGGTGAAGAGGAGAACTGATGCCAGGAAGATCTATGATACCGCTAAGAAGCAAGGGAAAACAGCAGGACTTGTTGCCACAAA GGAACGTGAGATAGAGAAGTTCCGTGTAGCAGTCAACGTGCCTCCTGGGACTCGCGTGTCCTTCTCGCTGTCTTATGAGGAGCTGTTATCGCGACGGCTCGGCCGATATGAGCTCTCTCTGGGTCTACGACCTGGTCAACCCGTGCAGAACATCTCCTTGGACGTTAGTATATCAGAAAGGACTGGCATCAGCTTCATCAGAGCTCTGCCACTTCGAACTAGCCGATTGCTCACAAACAGTGTTCAAG CGGATGCAGAACCTCCTCCTTCAACTAAGGTCGAGCAGAATCCTCACTGCGCACATGTGTGCTACACTCCCACCATACAGCAACAGAGGAACATATCTCCCAGAGGACTCAATGCAGACTTTGTCATTCATTATGACGTGGAGCTCAAAGACCCCATGGGGGACATCCAG GTGGATGATGGCTACTTTGTTCACTACTTTGCACCTCGAGGACTTCCTGTAGTTCCTAAAGATGTCATCTTTGTCATTGACATCAGCGGCTCAATGATTGGCACAAAAATTAAGCAG ACTAAGGCAGCCATGACCACCATACTGAGTGCCCTGCGTGAAGGAGATTACTTCAATCTCATCACTTTCTCAGATAAAGTGTACACATGGAAGAAAGGACGCACTGTGCAGGCCACAAGGCAAAATGTGCGGGATGCCAAGGAATTTGTCAGGAAGATAATCGCAGAGGGCT GGACAAACATCAATGCAGCTCTACTGTCTGCAGCCCAACTGCTAAACCCATCCTCACACTCTGGTCAAGCGCCTTCATCTCACCGTGTCCCCATGATCATCTTTCTGACTGATGGAGAAGCCACTATTGGGGAGACAGAACCAGATGTGATTCTGCATAATGCACAAAATGCTTTGGGTTCATCTTCGTTATTTGGCCTGGCCTTTGGAGATGATGCTGATTTTCCAATGTTGAGAAGGCTGGCATTGGAGAATCGGGGTGTGGCTCGGATG GTATATGAGGACGATGATGCAGCTGTCCAGTTAAAAGGTTTCTATGATGAAGTCGCCAGTCCTCTGCTTTCAGATATCCAGCTGTCCTATCTAGACGATCAGGCGTACGATATCACTCGCTCTTTGTTCCCCAACTACTTCCAGGGCTCTGAATTGGTAGTCACGGGACGACTTAAACCAGGTGTGCGGGATCTGAAGGTTACACTGACTGCAAATGATTCCAAGCAAAAAGTGAAAGTGGAGAATGAGCTACCACTGGCCAAAGCAGTCGTAAATGGCACAGAACCATCTCTGGGCTGTTCAAAGGCACTGGATGGCATTCCTACCTTTGTCCATCGGCTCTGGGCTTATTTCACTATCAAAGAGTTGCTGCTGGCTAAAATGAACACCTCGGATTTGATCACACAGCGCCTTCTTGTAGATAAAGCCACCAATCTTTCACTAAAGTACAATTTTGTAACACCAGTCACTTCGTTGGTTGTGATCAAACCGGATATTGATGAACCAGAACCTACTGTTGTGGCTACTACCAGCAAGACTTCAACTAGTACGTTTGCAGGTTCTACAAATGTGACAAACCAGACCTCTCAAACTGCACCTAAAATATCCTCCACATCTGTAACGGGAACCAAAAAATCCAGCCTTTTCTCACTTCCAAAAACAAGCAAACCTCCTGTCACCAAATCTGTACAAGCACATCCACCACCCTCAGGGCTTCACACCACAGGTCGACCGCCTAACACCTCTGTCTCCCTTGACAAAACAATCCCTCCTCCATCACCCAAGAAGACCACTACAGTACCACTTAAGACCACCACTACCCCACTTTCCAGCAAGTTATCCTCCTCTCCTCCTAGCATCATCAAAACCACACAAGCCTTGGCTAAGATTTCAAACAAACCTCCCAGTATGACGAAAACCACTTCTTCCTCTCCGCCAGTCAAAAGCACAACACTTGCCACCTTAGTGAAAACTGCACCATCTGTGGTAAAAGACTCTTCCCCAGACATTGAGAACTCCTCTACCTCAGGACTCACAACACTTCAGCAGGGCCAACAGACACTGACCTCCACAGCATCTACTTCAGATGCTAATTCAGACATTCATGTTGAACTGGAAGTGGCCACACTGGCTCCTACTTTTCTGCCTATGCCAGGAATGACAGATGCACCAAAATTTTGGGAAGCCTCTCGTTTTCTGG ATGTGTCTTCTTCCATTCAGATTCAGAGGAAAg ATATTGAACTTGTTAAAG ATTATGATACAGCACATGACTCCGACTATGACTACAACATCCATTACGAGTCAT ATTCAGATACTGAGGTAGATG ACCCAGAAAACCCCCCCAGTTTAAGTTCAGTTAGAGTGTTCTCCTCATCAG TGGATGGAGACCCACATTTTGTTGTTCAGCTCCCAAAGCTACATCAGAATTTGTGTTTTACCATTGATGGCAGGGCTGATGATGTACTACGGCTTCTTGAGGACCCAAACAAAG GGTTTATTGTGGATGGGCATTTAATAATGGCTCCTTTTAAGGAGGGGATGGAGAATCGTACTCGTACCTTCTTCGACAGGATTTCTATCACTGCTGCCAAAGATGCTGTTACGATCACATTAACACTGGACTCAGTGGTAGTAAAGGTGGAAGAGAAGGAAGTCGAGACGCTGcccaccaatcagagaggaTCTGTGGAGCGACACAGACTAAGAATCACGGTTGAAGAGCACCATGGCTGTTGGATTGAGCTCGGCGTTGGTGTGCAGTTCTTCATTCTCTTCCATCGTTACAGCCATCCCAAATACTTTCAAATGGAGCACCTGGGCTTCTATATTGCCGATGGAAAGGGGCTATCTCACCTCACTCAAGGGCTGTTGG GCCAATTTCAACATACCCATTTAGAGGTCATAAGGGTAACGGATCAAGCAGGTTTCCATCATGCACAAACAAATAAGAACACTTCGTTGGCCATGGGCTTCATAAAGAAAGGAGATGAGCGTTTTCCTGTCACTCTACAAGACAAGAATCTGAAGGACTCATCCATGAAGCGTCACTCAGCTCAATGTTGGGTAGTGCCAAAGGTGGATGTAGAAAGACTTCTGGGCCAGTCCTACGAGAGTTATGTCGTGGATCACCAATAG